CGTCGTGCCCGACCCGGACCTGCTCGCGGCCCACGCTGCCCACGCGGATCGGCTCGACTGGTGGCGCGACCGCGTCGTTGCGGCCCTGCCCCACCTGTGATCGGGACGTCCACAGCCCGTTCCGCTTGAGGGGCCGTTCCACAGCCGGGGCGAAGGGGGTGCTCCGTCACCCCACCAACCGGTGGGCTGTGGACATGGACATCCCGCACCTCCCCACCGATGATCTCGAGGCGCTCGCCCGGCGGTTGGAGCGCGTGGCCGAGGACATCCACGGGCTCGCTGCGCGCACCGCCCAGGGCACGAGTCCCTCGTGGCGGGGTGAGGCCGCTGACCGGCACCGGGAGCTCGTCGCCCGGCACCGTGCCGACCTCACCGCGCTCGCCGCTGCCGTGCGGGATGCGGCCGCCGGGGTGCGGGTTCTCGCGGTGACGGCGCGCGAGCAGCTGGCGTTCCTGCAGGACGCTGCCGAGCTCGCGTGGACACCGCGCCCGATCCCGGCCGTGCCGTGGTCCCCCAGCTGAGGGTCACCGGCGGGAAGCATGGCCTCGCCGTCTCCCTCGAGGAGCTGGAGGAGGGCGCGCGAGTCCTGGAGACCGTGGCCCGGGACGTGGCCGAGGCCGCCGTGCACGTCGGCGCCACGGCCATCGACCCCGCCCTGGCGCTCGCGGGCACGGTCGCCCCGGTCGAGTACCTCGCCGCGGAGGCGGCGATCCTCGACTGCGCCGGCACCCACGGGGCGGCCGGAGTCTCGGCGCAGGTGCTCGCGACCGCCGAGGCGACCCGGGCAGCGGTGCTGCTCTACCGCGAAGGGGAGCGCGCCGCCGAGGAGCTCTTCGACGTCGCGGCCACGTCGGTCGGCGCCGCAGTCGGCGTGGCCGTGCCGACCTCGGCGCTGGCCATCGGGCTGCTGGCCCCGCTCGTCCCGCAGCTGCCGGTCATCGGCGATCCGATCACCGCAGCCGCTGTCGGGCTCGGACTGGGTCTGGGACAGGAGGTCGACGAGCTCCTCGTGGACGCCCCGTGGCTCGTGCCGGCCGTGGCCGAGGGTCTCGATGGGCTGATCATCGGTCTCGGGCTGGGTACCCCGGCGCTCGGGACGTGGCTGAGGTGGCGATCGGGCCGGCTCGGCGTGACCTACCCGCCGGGGACACAGCAGGAGGCCCTGCAGGTCGTCCTCGCCGCGACCGACGGGATCGTCCTCGACGAGTCCGACCACAAGGTGCAGGTGGTGCCCCACGTCGTCGGCGGTGGGCGCGCCCCACGCAGCGTCGCTGACCTCGTCGACGACAGCGGACCGACCGCGGGAGGGTCGCGGGTACGGGTCATCGGTGTCCCGCGCGACGACGGCTCGTGGACCTGGGTGGTCGACGTGCCGGGCACGCAGAGCTTCAGCCCGCAGGCGGGGGACAACCCCTGGGACCTCACGAGCAACGTCCTGCTCGCTGCCGGCCAGCAGACCCTGACGTCCAAGGCCGTCACCCGGGCGCTCGCCGACGCCCAGCAGCGCACGGGATCCGCCGGCCGCAGCCGGGTGCTGCTCGGCGGTCGCAGCCAGGGCGGTCTCACAGCTGCCTCGCTCGCCGCGGACCCGCACTTCCGTCGTCGTTTCCACGTCACCCACGTCGTCACGGCTGGGGCCCCGGTGGCGCGTCTCGACGTGCCCGACGACGTGTCGGTCCTCAGCCTCGAGCACACCGAGGACCTCGTCCCGGGACTCGACGGTGCGGACAACCCGGACCGGGAGGGCTGGGTGACGGTGGAGCGCGAGGTGGGTGACGTGCTCGGCCCCGACGACGGCGCGACGGACGCCCACGCCGCGGAGCTGTACACGCAGACCGGCCACCTCGTCGACGAGAGCCACGACCCGTCGCTGGTGGCCTGGCGCGACGGCGCGGATGCCTTCCTCGACGGTGGCGGGGGTGACCCCGTCGTCATCGACTACGCGGTCGAGCGGGTGCCGGGCACGCCCTCGTCAGTGGCAGGATCGGACCCGTGAACCCCTCGACGACCGGAGCCCGCGTCCTGCTCGACGAGCTCGTCCGGCTCGGCGTGCGCGAGATCGTCCTGTGCCCGGGGTCGCGGTCGGCACCCTTGGCCTACGCCGCGCACGAGCTCGACGCGTCCGGTCGCGCCCGGCTGCACGTGCGGGTCGACGAGCGCAGCGCGGCCTTCCTCGCCCTCGGCCTGGCCAAGGAGAGGCAGCGGCCCGCGGCCGTCATCACCACGAGCGGGACCGCCGTCGCCAACCTCCACCCGGCCGTCCTCGAGGCGCACCACGCAGCCGTCCCGCTGCTCCTCCTCACCGCCGACCGTCCTCCCGAGCTGCGGGGCGTCGGTGCCAACCAGGCCACCGACCAACCCGGCCTCTTCGGCAGGCACGTCCGACTCGCCCTCGAGCTGGAGACGCCGCACGACCCGCCCCGGCAGGCCGCTGCCTGGCGCACTGCTGCGGCCCGCGCGTGGGCGGCGTCCACCGGCGCGCTGGCCGGCTCCGGGTTCGCCGGGCCGGTACACCTCGACCTGCCCTACCGTGACCCGCTCGCGCCGGACACCGCCACCACGGTTCGAGGTGGCCGCGAGCGTCCGGACGCACCCGGACACCTCGACCCGGCGGACCCGGCCACCGGACGTCCACACGACGCTCCGTGGGTGACCCTGCCCGCGCCCACTCCGGCCGCTGCCGGCATGGCGCCCACGATCGCGCACGACCCGGGGACCCTCGTCATCATCGGTGAGCTGCCGACGACGCAGCACCGCGCCACGGCCCTCGACTGGGCGGCCCGCCACGGAGCACCGGTCATCGCCGAGCCCGGGCCGGGCACGCACGGGCTCGTCCTCCCGCACGGCGCGCAGCTGCTCGCCGCGAGCGACTGGGTGGCGGCCCACCTCCCGACCCGGCTCGTCATCATCGGCCGACCGACCCTGGGACGCACGATCCCCGCGCTCGCCCGACGCCCCGGCGTGCGCGTGGAGGTCGTCACGCCCGGCGAGCCCGGTGCCGGCGGCTGGGCCGATGCCACGCACACGGCCGCGGCCGTCCACCACTTCGCCGCTCTGGACGGTGACGAGGAGGAGCGGGGGGCCACCCCCTTCGCCCGGACCTGGTTGGAGGCCGCGCGCCGGATGGCCGACGCGCTCGCGCACATCGGCCAAGAGGGCCTCGACGGCCCGACGACGGCCCGGGTGCTGCACGACGGGGTGCCGGGGGAGAGCCTGGTCCTCCTCGGCAGCAGCAGCGTCGCCCGTGACCTGCACCTCGGCGTGGCGCGTCCCCGTGCCGACGTGCATCCCGTGACCAGCCGCGGCCTGGCCGGCATCGACGGCTGCGTCTCCACCGCGATCGGTATGGCGTTGACTCGACCGGGGCCCACCTACGCGCTGCTCGGGGACCTGACCTTCCTCCACGATGCCAACGGGCTGCTCATCGGACCCGACGAGCCGGTGCCCGACCTGACGATCGTGGTCGTCGACGACGACGGGGGGAGCATCTTCGACACGCTCGAGTACGGGGCGGCCGAGCACGCGCAGGCGAAGCGGCGCATCTTCACCACGCCGACCGGCACCGA
The DNA window shown above is from Janibacter sp. A1S7 and carries:
- the menD gene encoding 2-succinyl-5-enolpyruvyl-6-hydroxy-3-cyclohexene-1-carboxylic-acid synthase, translated to MNPSTTGARVLLDELVRLGVREIVLCPGSRSAPLAYAAHELDASGRARLHVRVDERSAAFLALGLAKERQRPAAVITTSGTAVANLHPAVLEAHHAAVPLLLLTADRPPELRGVGANQATDQPGLFGRHVRLALELETPHDPPRQAAAWRTAAARAWAASTGALAGSGFAGPVHLDLPYRDPLAPDTATTVRGGRERPDAPGHLDPADPATGRPHDAPWVTLPAPTPAAAGMAPTIAHDPGTLVIIGELPTTQHRATALDWAARHGAPVIAEPGPGTHGLVLPHGAQLLAASDWVAAHLPTRLVIIGRPTLGRTIPALARRPGVRVEVVTPGEPGAGGWADATHTAAAVHHFAALDGDEEERGATPFARTWLEAARRMADALAHIGQEGLDGPTTARVLHDGVPGESLVLLGSSSVARDLHLGVARPRADVHPVTSRGLAGIDGCVSTAIGMALTRPGPTYALLGDLTFLHDANGLLIGPDEPVPDLTIVVVDDDGGSIFDTLEYGAAEHAQAKRRIFTTPTGTDIDTLCAAHGVPATTARTPDELTDLVARPATGIRVVRVPIDAGSRRAAGERTRATVVAALR